A single window of Malus sylvestris chromosome 5, drMalSylv7.2, whole genome shotgun sequence DNA harbors:
- the LOC126622553 gene encoding uncharacterized protein LOC126622553: MEDPNKHLKEFEVVCSSMTPVTVDGSILKMKAFPFSLMDKAKDWLYELAPGTVTSWESMKRAFLEKFFPTSRIILLRKKISGIQQSQGLLPLERQMLDASAGGALVDKTPRDAKTLIANRALNAQQYEGVGQRDTPRPHHVNEVSSISELQSQMANLTSMLSQLVEGPKTQGTTICGVCSIQGHQSDQCPQLIENGGWESANAVGYGNQNQPRNDPFSNTYNPGWRDHPNFRWRDAPQYGQQSGFRQPPGFFPRPMEPQPPPQAQSSQTNPGTSMNDDKTYQLLTTMAQGMQNQAKEVNELKKQMGQMAEFLGQFRENGKLPSTTVVNPKGGFESAKAITLRSGKEVRNKEDEKIQLEEDENTYPTARVPSPMPQPSKTSHPSTSCKNVPNVVISNTNLPNNKYCHPMEMLGLTLVPRSRVMLAPVLYLIQLHPKLPISEEEVWEAVNGIGALKAPNPDGLHASFNQVENPQVVRNSRPISLCNEERRNMQHGYKYGSGNGLRYAQLGFDQPEHGYFYSKR; the protein is encoded by the exons atggaggatccgaacaaacatttgaaggaatttgaagtggtgtgctcaagtatgactccggttaccgttgacggaagtattttaaagatgaaggcttttccattctctttaatggacaaagccaaggattggttatacgagttggctcccggtacagttacatcttgggagagtatgaagagggcgtttctggagaagtttttcccaacttctcgcatcattcttcttcgtaaaaaaataagtggaattcagcaaagccaag gtcttttaccacttgaacggcaaatgttggatgcttccgcgggaggagctctagtggataagacacctagggatgccaaaactctcattgcgaatcgagcactcaatgcacaacaatatgaaggtgttgggcaaagagacaccccacggccacatcatgtcaatgaggtaagttctatttctgagttacaatcccaaatggctaaccttacgtctatgttatcgcagttggttgaaggccccaaaacgcaaggaactacaatctgtggtgtatgctccattcaaggacaccaatctgatcaatgccctcaattaattgagaatggaggatgggaatcggccaatgctgtgggttatgggaatcaaaaccaaccaaggaatgatcctttctccaatacatacaacccgggatggcgtgaccaccccaatttcagatggagagatgcaccacaatatggccaacaaagtggattccgacaacccccgggtttctttccaaggccaatggaaccacaaccacctcctcaggcacaatcttcccaaactaacccaggtacgtctatgaatgatgataaaacatatcagttactaaccaccatggcgcagggaatgcagaaccaagcaaaggaggttaatgagctgaagaagcaaatgggccaaatggccgaatttttggggcaattccgtgaaaatggtaagttaccaagcactacggtggtcaatccaaagggtggcttcgaatctgcaaaggctatcacattacgaagtggaaaagaggtgagaaacaaggaagatgagaagatacaactcgaagaagatgagaacacctaccccacggcaagggtaccATCACCCATGCCGCAACCATCTAAGACATCCCATCCATCCACCTCATGTAAGAATGTTCCAAATGTTGTGATTTCGAACACTAATCTGCccaat AACAAGTATTGTCATCCAATGGAGATGCTAGGACTCACCCTAGTGCCCCGGAGTAGAGTGATGTTGGCACCAGTGCTCTATTTGATACAGCTCCACCCGAAGTTG CCAATAAGTGAGGAGGAAGTGTGGGAAGCTGTAAACGGCATTGGTGCGCTGAAAGCCCCAAACCCTGATGGTTTACATGCTAGTTTTAACCAAG TGGAGAATCCCCAGGTGGTCAGAAATTCTAGACCTATAAGTCTTTGTAAT GAAGAAAGGAGAAACATGCAACATGGCTATAAATATGGATCTGGAAATGGCCTAAGATATGCTCAACTGGGATTCGATCAG CCTGAACATGGCTATTTTTACTCTAAGAGATGA